The following proteins are co-located in the Rippkaea orientalis PCC 8801 genome:
- a CDS encoding HetZ-related protein 2, with translation MIQVVSELENNWQTYLLEQAPDQTPEVRQIIIRWLFGEDQTRWETMTAEGLAIAKQGMDYRYSILQKRYLDKPPTVAYRNLINRLGSLVVLRNKIQTWVSLSRDRQRAVTDVLQEVIQELLNSDRYIQGQIAWISQCTTDQRLRNSLLLTTIEEYSLRPIRNQPLLVYRFVNYLRRSSRGGMTQVPQKQLIRLISEEIGLDESETTISLLDNQAVEAYQASQQWEEQQLIRHKVQEEFTVYLAQKIGQEAVEWLKLYLEGRSQEAIAQQLNLPIKQVYRLREKVSYHAIQGFSLKQNPELVAHWLQISAQEHNLGLTPNQWEAFWQDLTVDQQVIIQHLKNNQSLDEIALVLNWKKKQVLYEWRTVYLKAQSLRTG, from the coding sequence ATGATCCAGGTAGTTTCTGAGTTAGAAAACAATTGGCAGACCTATTTATTAGAACAAGCACCCGACCAAACTCCTGAAGTTCGTCAGATTATCATTCGTTGGTTATTCGGTGAAGATCAGACCCGATGGGAAACTATGACGGCTGAAGGGTTGGCGATCGCTAAACAGGGGATGGACTACCGCTATAGCATTTTACAAAAACGCTATTTAGATAAACCTCCCACCGTAGCCTACCGCAACTTGATTAATCGGTTGGGATCTTTGGTGGTTTTACGCAACAAAATTCAGACTTGGGTTTCCTTAAGCCGCGATCGCCAACGCGCTGTCACCGATGTTTTACAGGAAGTGATCCAAGAACTTCTTAACAGCGATCGCTACATTCAAGGACAAATTGCTTGGATTTCTCAATGTACCACCGATCAACGTCTGCGCAATAGTTTACTGTTGACCACCATAGAAGAATATTCTCTGCGTCCTATTCGCAACCAACCGTTATTAGTCTATCGCTTTGTCAATTACCTGCGTCGTTCCAGTCGGGGTGGCATGACTCAGGTACCCCAAAAACAGTTAATTCGCCTGATTTCCGAAGAAATTGGTCTAGATGAGTCGGAAACGACTATTAGTTTACTCGATAATCAAGCGGTGGAAGCCTATCAAGCCAGTCAGCAATGGGAAGAACAACAGTTAATCCGTCACAAGGTTCAAGAAGAATTTACTGTCTATTTAGCCCAAAAGATCGGTCAAGAAGCGGTGGAATGGCTGAAACTCTATTTAGAAGGTCGTTCCCAAGAAGCGATCGCTCAACAGTTGAATCTGCCTATTAAACAGGTTTACCGACTGCGGGAAAAGGTCAGCTATCATGCTATTCAAGGGTTTTCTCTCAAGCAAAATCCTGAGTTAGTAGCCCATTGGTTACAAATTTCAGCCCAAGAACATAATTTAGGTCTAACTCCTAATCAATGGGAGGCGTTTTGGCAAGATTTAACCGTTGATCAACAAGTCATTATTCAGCACCTCAAAAATAATCAATCCTTGGACGAAATTGCTCTGGTTTTAAACTGGAAAAAAAAACAGGTTCTTTATGAATGGCGGACGGTTTATTTAAAAGCGCAATCGTTAAGAACGGGTTAA
- a CDS encoding cyanophycinase, which yields MGSHSDFDYYLAYGNRDSVTIQPQPGILLIGGAEGDKSGEHEATQWFLERAKGGKYLVLRVGRIKKQADWIAQHYRDWIHSAAELSINSREAANNRKVVDYIREADALFIAGGDQTAYQEYWEGTATEDALNYLINEKKIPIAGTSAGMAIMGDYYYAPHHQGVLSSEILDDPFHYNTEHIHRSKFLEVPYLGRVITDTHLDRLNQKNPETRYGRLLGLLARLIYEDNNQLDHYAIGLEEGAFVAIDEKGIATVFGNGTNIGQDAYFLQTNGALPEQMEPGWPLIWDHNGQAVKVYRIPGTPEGSGYFDLNDWSTAKGGQWKYWYTVGGKSGLRKTSL from the coding sequence ATGGGCAGTCATTCTGATTTCGATTATTATTTAGCCTATGGCAATAGAGATTCTGTGACAATCCAGCCTCAACCTGGAATTCTATTAATTGGGGGAGCAGAAGGCGATAAATCAGGAGAACATGAAGCAACTCAATGGTTTTTAGAACGAGCCAAAGGAGGTAAATATTTAGTCCTTCGCGTTGGTAGAATTAAAAAACAAGCTGATTGGATTGCCCAACATTATCGAGATTGGATTCATTCTGCTGCTGAACTTTCTATTAATAGTCGTGAAGCAGCTAATAACCGCAAAGTTGTCGATTATATACGAGAAGCTGATGCGTTATTTATTGCTGGAGGCGATCAAACTGCCTATCAAGAATATTGGGAAGGAACGGCAACGGAAGACGCACTTAATTATTTAATTAATGAGAAAAAAATCCCCATAGCGGGAACCAGTGCCGGTATGGCAATTATGGGAGATTATTATTATGCTCCTCACCATCAAGGAGTCCTTAGTTCAGAAATTCTGGATGATCCGTTTCACTACAACACTGAACATATTCATCGTAGCAAGTTTCTTGAAGTTCCCTATCTCGGACGAGTCATTACAGATACCCATTTAGATCGCTTAAATCAAAAAAATCCTGAAACTCGTTATGGCAGATTATTGGGGTTATTGGCTAGGTTAATTTATGAGGACAATAATCAACTCGATCATTATGCCATTGGTTTAGAAGAAGGCGCATTTGTTGCCATTGATGAAAAGGGTATTGCTACGGTTTTTGGGAATGGAACAAACATCGGACAGGATGCCTATTTTTTACAGACCAATGGTGCTTTACCTGAACAAATGGAACCGGGATGGCCTTTAATTTGGGATCACAATGGACAAGCGGTTAAAGTTTACCGCATCCCTGGAACTCCAGAAGGAAGCGGTTATTTTGACTTGAATGATTGGTCTACCGCTAAGGGAGGACAATGGAAATATTGGTACACCGTAGGGGGTAAGTCCGGATTGCGGAAAACATCGCTTTAA
- the menH gene encoding 2-succinyl-6-hydroxy-2,4-cyclohexadiene-1-carboxylate synthase: protein MKNYQFNYYFKGNPNQPVMLFLHGFLGSCRDFDEAIVFLSKNFYCLSVDLPGHGKTQVLGGKEYYTIPKIAEGLINLLNELKIHQCLLVGYSMGGRIALYLTLHFPDRFCQVILESTSPGLKTEIERQERLKKDEQLAQELETIGLDLFLEKWYNNILFGSLKNHPNFQKVLAKRLNNDPLELAKSIRYCSLGLQASLWEKLKTNNIPVLLLVGELDQKFVAINQQMASLSPSITLEIIPHCGHNIHVENINKFVQIIGEWFIPNPV, encoded by the coding sequence TTGAAAAATTACCAATTTAATTATTATTTTAAAGGTAATCCTAATCAACCTGTAATGCTCTTTTTACATGGTTTTCTAGGAAGTTGCCGTGATTTTGATGAGGCTATTGTCTTCTTATCAAAAAACTTTTATTGTTTATCTGTTGACTTACCTGGACACGGGAAAACTCAAGTTTTAGGCGGCAAGGAATACTATACTATTCCTAAAATTGCTGAAGGATTAATTAACTTATTGAACGAGTTAAAAATACATCAATGTTTATTAGTTGGTTATTCTATGGGGGGACGCATTGCCTTATATTTAACCCTTCACTTTCCCGACCGTTTTTGCCAAGTGATATTAGAGTCAACCTCTCCAGGGTTAAAAACAGAAATTGAAAGACAAGAACGCCTCAAAAAAGATGAGCAACTCGCGCAAGAATTAGAGACAATTGGACTTGATTTATTTTTAGAAAAATGGTATAATAATATCCTATTTGGATCGCTTAAAAATCATCCAAATTTTCAAAAAGTTTTAGCAAAAAGATTAAATAACGATCCTTTAGAGTTAGCTAAATCAATACGTTATTGTAGCCTTGGTTTACAAGCTTCTCTTTGGGAGAAACTAAAAACCAATAATATTCCTGTGCTTTTGCTAGTTGGTGAACTTGATCAAAAGTTTGTTGCTATTAATCAACAAATGGCAAGTTTATCGCCATCAATCACCTTAGAAATTATTCCCCATTGTGGGCATAATATTCATGTTGAAAACATTAATAAGTTTGTTCAGATTATCGGAGAATGGTTCATACCAAATCCTGTTTAG
- a CDS encoding HNH endonuclease, whose product MGKVLVLNASYEPLNITSWRRAVVLLLKGKAEQLEHNGQFIYSGFPLPSVIRLRHYVRVPYKEIPLTRRNILERDRHTCQYCHYRGEQLTLDHIIPRSRGGGDTWENLVAACVRCNVKKGNRTPKEANMMLRCQPRRPYSSLHFELVKHTRGNLNHEWRKYVIGI is encoded by the coding sequence ATGGGCAAGGTTCTGGTACTCAATGCCTCCTACGAACCGCTCAATATTACCAGTTGGCGAAGGGCGGTTGTTTTGTTGCTCAAAGGGAAAGCGGAGCAACTTGAACACAATGGACAATTTATTTATTCAGGTTTTCCCCTTCCATCGGTCATCCGATTGCGTCATTATGTTCGAGTCCCCTACAAAGAAATTCCTTTAACCCGACGTAACATCTTAGAACGCGATCGTCACACTTGTCAATACTGTCATTATCGTGGAGAACAATTAACCCTCGATCATATTATTCCCCGTTCCAGAGGGGGAGGAGATACCTGGGAAAACTTAGTTGCTGCTTGTGTCCGTTGTAACGTCAAAAAAGGCAACCGAACCCCCAAAGAAGCGAATATGATGTTACGCTGTCAACCGCGTCGTCCCTATAGTAGTCTCCATTTTGAATTAGTTAAGCACACCAGAGGCAATCTCAATCATGAGTGGCGTAAATATGTAATTGGCATTTAA
- a CDS encoding nuclease-related domain-containing protein has translation MFPNSFNFPDVTSLAKSRIYRLLKKNLSDEFTIFHSVRWEVKNFNGEIQERKTDFIITSAELGILILEVKEGEIHLHNNNWYSDNNQIEDPFCHACDSKYSLLRLLKDQPFWLNKSIVIGHAVAFPDMVIEKNLGLHAPQVMILDQPQLFCLQDWTKSVMNHWQTVADEPTELGSDAIEELVNLFHRYFFTNIR, from the coding sequence ATGTTTCCTAACTCTTTCAATTTCCCAGACGTTACAAGTCTTGCTAAAAGCCGTATATATCGGTTATTAAAAAAGAATTTATCTGACGAGTTTACCATCTTTCATTCAGTTAGGTGGGAAGTGAAAAATTTTAACGGGGAGATACAAGAAAGGAAAACAGATTTTATTATTACTTCTGCTGAGTTGGGCATTCTAATTTTAGAAGTCAAAGAAGGAGAAATTCACCTCCATAATAATAATTGGTATAGCGATAATAATCAGATTGAAGATCCTTTTTGTCATGCTTGTGATAGTAAATATAGCCTGTTGAGATTGTTAAAAGATCAACCTTTTTGGTTGAATAAATCCATTGTTATTGGACACGCGGTGGCTTTTCCAGATATGGTTATAGAAAAAAATTTAGGGTTACACGCCCCCCAAGTGATGATTTTAGACCAACCTCAGTTATTTTGCTTGCAAGATTGGACTAAATCGGTGATGAATCATTGGCAAACGGTTGCCGACGAACCAACCGAGTTAGGTTCTGACGCGATCGAAGAGTTGGTTAATCTTTTTCACCGATACTTTTTTACTAATATACGTTAA
- the miaB gene encoding tRNA (N6-isopentenyl adenosine(37)-C2)-methylthiotransferase MiaB, whose translation MTHYQRHYHITTFGCQMNKADSERMAGILENMGFIWSEDPNQADLILYNTCTIRDNAEQKVYSYLGRQAKRKHENPDLTLIVAGCVAQQEGEQILRRVPELDLVMGPQHANRLEDLLQQVFDGNQVVATEPIHIIEDITKPRRDSTITAWVNVIYGCNERCSYCVVPNVRGVEQSRTPEAILAEMELLGKQGYKEVTLLGQNIDAYGRDLPGVTESGRHQHTLTDLLYTVHDVVGIERIRFATSHPRYFTERLIAACQELSKVCEHFHIPFQSGDNDILKAMKRGYTHEKYRQIIDKIRDYMPDASISADAIVGFPGETEEQFENTLKLVEDIGFDQLNTAAYSPRPGTPAALWDNQLSEEVKSDRLQRLNHLVAQKAAERSQRYLGRIEEVLVEDQNPKDSTQVMGRTRGNRLTFFKGDINQLKGRLIKVKITEVRAFSLTGEIV comes from the coding sequence ATGACCCATTATCAACGCCACTACCACATTACAACCTTTGGCTGTCAGATGAATAAAGCTGACTCGGAACGCATGGCGGGTATATTAGAAAATATGGGGTTTATTTGGTCAGAAGATCCCAATCAAGCCGATTTAATTCTCTATAATACCTGTACCATTCGGGATAATGCCGAACAAAAGGTTTATTCCTATTTAGGAAGACAGGCAAAACGCAAACACGAAAACCCCGATTTAACCCTAATTGTAGCGGGTTGTGTGGCACAGCAGGAAGGGGAACAAATCCTAAGAAGAGTTCCCGAATTAGATTTAGTGATGGGACCCCAACACGCAAACCGTTTAGAAGATCTTTTGCAACAGGTTTTTGATGGAAATCAAGTCGTTGCCACTGAACCTATTCATATTATTGAAGATATCACCAAACCCCGTCGAGATAGTACCATTACCGCGTGGGTGAATGTAATTTATGGCTGTAACGAACGCTGTAGTTATTGTGTCGTTCCTAACGTTCGAGGGGTAGAACAATCAAGGACTCCCGAAGCCATTTTAGCCGAGATGGAACTATTAGGAAAGCAAGGTTATAAAGAAGTTACTTTGCTAGGGCAAAATATTGATGCCTACGGACGAGATTTACCTGGCGTAACTGAAAGCGGAAGACATCAACATACTTTAACGGATTTATTGTATACTGTTCACGATGTTGTAGGGATTGAACGGATTCGTTTTGCCACCAGTCATCCCCGTTATTTTACTGAACGGCTAATCGCTGCTTGTCAAGAATTATCCAAAGTTTGCGAACATTTTCATATTCCCTTTCAATCGGGAGATAATGACATTTTAAAAGCGATGAAACGCGGATACACCCACGAAAAATATCGGCAAATTATCGATAAAATTCGGGATTATATGCCGGATGCGTCCATTAGTGCCGATGCTATTGTGGGATTTCCTGGGGAAACGGAAGAACAGTTTGAAAATACGTTAAAATTAGTCGAGGATATTGGTTTTGATCAACTCAATACCGCAGCCTATTCTCCCCGTCCTGGGACACCTGCGGCATTATGGGATAATCAATTAAGCGAAGAAGTAAAAAGCGATCGCCTACAACGATTAAACCATTTAGTGGCACAAAAAGCCGCCGAACGATCGCAACGGTATTTAGGACGCATTGAAGAGGTATTAGTCGAAGATCAAAACCCCAAAGATTCTACTCAAGTGATGGGACGAACCAGAGGAAATCGTTTGACCTTTTTTAAAGGGGATATTAATCAATTAAAGGGTCGATTAATTAAGGTTAAAATTACTGAGGTTCGGGCTTTTAGTTTAACAGGTGAGATAGTTTAA
- a CDS encoding protein kinase domain-containing protein — MTQRLGGRYEILQALGSGSFGKTFLAKDSHLPGSPLCVVKQLKPELRNEADLEIARRLFNTEAEVIHQLGSHPQIPQLFAYFEQDQEFYLVQEFIDGQDLDTELTAGTKQDESYVIPLLKDLLGILSYVHQNNVIHRDIKPSNVIRRKTGQLVLIDFGAVKQIGTIMGKPSGTMLSTVMIGTPGYMPSEQSAGKPRFSSDVYAVGMMAIQALTGISPHELPEDHKTGEINWQHLAQVNDDLADILTKMVRYDWRERYPSAIEVLEAINGLEKEPFQATEPSFKTDQKPEETKVSQKFQSKASKKGLEDLFSPGEFSRKLDDFFGGFIPQNSMGFEEFVSAYDSILNITPKDYYTWYKRGIELEKLGRYQEAIASFDQVLKLQPNYYQAWFHKGNIYLILESYEEAIRSYNKVLEINPDFQEAINNRKIAMDELRRQRFR; from the coding sequence ATGACACAGCGACTCGGTGGACGTTACGAAATCCTTCAAGCGTTAGGAAGCGGCAGTTTTGGCAAGACATTTTTAGCCAAAGATAGCCATCTTCCAGGGAGTCCTTTATGTGTGGTTAAGCAATTAAAACCCGAATTGAGAAATGAAGCAGACCTAGAAATAGCGCGACGGTTATTTAATACGGAAGCTGAGGTTATTCATCAGTTAGGAAGTCACCCCCAAATTCCTCAATTATTCGCTTACTTTGAACAGGATCAAGAATTTTATTTAGTTCAAGAATTTATTGATGGCCAAGACTTAGATACTGAGTTAACAGCAGGAACAAAACAAGATGAATCTTATGTCATTCCCTTGTTAAAAGATCTGCTAGGAATACTCAGTTATGTTCATCAAAATAATGTGATTCATCGAGACATTAAACCCAGTAATGTTATCCGTCGGAAAACCGGTCAATTAGTCTTAATTGATTTTGGTGCAGTGAAACAGATAGGGACGATTATGGGCAAGCCTTCTGGTACAATGTTAAGTACCGTGATGATTGGGACACCCGGCTATATGCCCAGTGAACAAAGTGCCGGAAAACCTCGCTTTAGTAGTGATGTTTATGCGGTGGGAATGATGGCAATTCAAGCATTAACAGGAATCTCTCCCCATGAGTTACCAGAAGATCACAAAACAGGAGAGATTAATTGGCAACATTTAGCCCAAGTTAATGATGATTTAGCAGATATCTTAACTAAAATGGTGCGCTATGATTGGCGTGAAAGATATCCTTCAGCGATAGAAGTTTTAGAAGCTATTAATGGATTAGAAAAAGAACCATTTCAAGCCACCGAACCCTCCTTTAAGACTGATCAAAAACCAGAGGAAACAAAAGTAAGTCAAAAATTCCAATCTAAAGCCAGTAAAAAGGGACTTGAAGACTTATTTAGCCCTGGAGAGTTTAGCAGAAAATTGGATGACTTTTTTGGTGGATTTATCCCACAAAATTCAATGGGGTTTGAAGAATTTGTTAGTGCCTATGATTCAATTTTAAATATTACCCCAAAGGATTATTACACTTGGTATAAACGAGGAATTGAGTTAGAAAAATTAGGAAGATATCAGGAAGCGATCGCCTCTTTTGATCAGGTATTAAAATTGCAACCAAATTACTATCAAGCTTGGTTTCATAAAGGGAATATTTACCTGATTTTAGAAAGCTATGAAGAAGCCATTAGATCCTATAATAAAGTACTAGAAATTAACCCAGACTTTCAAGAAGCGATTAATAACCGAAAGATAGCAATGGATGAACTTAGGAGGCAAAGATTCAGATAA